A region from the Coffea eugenioides isolate CCC68of chromosome 9, Ceug_1.0, whole genome shotgun sequence genome encodes:
- the LOC113782643 gene encoding cellulose synthase-like protein D4 → MATLSSQPSKKAIRNSSAGGGGGSSSSASSQGNRNSSGQTVKFARRTSSGRYVSLSREDLDMSGEFSADYMNYTVHIPPTPDNQPMDASTTPSVAAKAEEQYVSNSLFTGGFNSVTRAHLMDKVIESKVSHPQMAGSKGSSCAMPACDGKVMKDERGNDITPCECRFKICRDCYMDAHKERGLCPGCKEPYKVGDYEDEVPDFSSGALSLPAPDDPKADRRMSMMKRNQNGEFDHNKWLFETQGTYGYGNAYWPQDDGYGDDHGDGMQRGMLDPSDKPWRPLSRRLPIPQGIISPYRLLIAVRLVILAFFLTWRLRHPNDEAIWLWAMSVTCEVWFAFSWILDQLPKLCPVNRSTDLEVLRDKFDLPSPSNPTGRSDLPGVDLFVSTADPEKEPPLVTANTILSILAADYPVEKVACYVSDDGGALLTFEAMAEAASFADLWVPFCKKHDIEPRNPETYFSLKGDPTKNKKRSDFVKDRRRVKREYDELKVRINGLPDSIRRRSDAFNAREEMKMLKHLREGGADPLEPVKVQKATWMADGTHWPGTWAVPSSDHAKGDHAGILQVMLKPPSSDPLMGDSEGKILDFSDVDIRLPMFVYVSREKRPGYDHNKKAGAMNALVRASAILSNGPFILNLDCDHYFYNCKAIREGMCFMMDRGGEDICYIQFPQRFEGIDPSDRYANHNTVFFDGNMRALDGLQGPVYVGTGCMFRRFALYGFDPPQQFSTMSQKGSETQALKATDFDPDLDVNLLPKRFGNSTMLAESIPVAEFQGRPIADHPAVKFGRPPGALRVPREPLDAATVAEAVSVISCWYEDKTEWGDRVGWIYGSVTEDVVTGYRMHNRGWRSVYCITKRDAFRGSAPINLTDRLHQVLRWATGSVEIFFSRNNAFLASRRLKLLQRLAYLNVGIYPFTSLFLIVYCFLPALSLLSGHFIVKNLNVVFLVYLLIITICLISLAILEVKWSGIGLEDWWRNEQFWLIGGTSAHLAAVMQGLLKVIAGIEISFTLTSKSAGEDNDDIYADLYLVKWTSLMIPPIVIGMVNIIAMIVAFSRTIYSAEPQWSKFIGGAFFSFWVLAHLYPFAKGLMGRRRKTPTIVFVWSGLIAITLSLLWIAINPPKANTNSGGGGGGGGGGGGSGFQFP, encoded by the exons ATGGCAACCTTGTCTAGCCAACCATCTAAGAAGGCAATTCGCAACAGCTCCGCCGGAGGGGGTGGgggttcttcttcttctgcctCCTCTCAGGGCAATCGCAATTCAAGTGGACAAACTGTCAAATTCGCCAGGCGAACTTCAAGTGGTCGTTATGTGAGCCTTTCTAGGGAAGACCTGGATATGTCAGGAGAATTCTCTGCTGATTACATGAACTACACAGTCCACATTCCCCCTACACCTGACAACCAACCAATGGACGCATCAACTACACCGTCAGTGGCTGCAAAAGCTGAGGAGCAATACGTCTCCAATTCACTCTTTACTGGGGGTTTCAACAGCGTCACGCGGGCCCACCTAATGGATAAGGTCATAGAGTCAAAAGTAAGCCATCCTCAAATGGCAGGATCCAAAGGCTCGTCCTGCGCCATGCCTGCTTGCGATGGCAAGGTTATGAAGGATGAAAGAGGAAATGACATAACTCCTTGCGAATGCAG GTTCAAGATTTGTAGGGATTGCTACATGGACGCCCACAAAGAAAGAGGTTTATGTCCAGGGTGCAAGGAGCCGTACAAAGTTGGGGATTATGAAGATGAGGTACCAGATTTTTCCAGTGGAGCTTTGTCGCTGCCTGCCCCGGATGACCCCAAAGCAGATCGCCGCATGTCCATGATGAAGAGAAATCAAAACGGAGAGTTCGATCACAATAAGTGGCTTTTTGAGACCCAGGGCACGTATGGTTACGGAAATGCGTATTGGCCTCAAGATGATGGATATGGTGATGACCATGGCGATGGAATGCAAAGAGGTATGTTGGATCCGTCCGACAAACCTTGGAGGCCTCTGAGCCGGAGGTTGCCAATTCCGCAAGGCATTATTAGCCCATACAG GCTGCTGATTGCGGTTCGGCTAGTGATTTTGGCCTTTTTCCTAACCTGGAGGTTGAGACATCCAAACGACGAAGCCATCTGGTTGTGGGCGATGTCCGTCACGTGCGAGGTCTGGTTTGCCTTCTCCTGGATTTTGGATCAACTTCCCAAGCTGTGTCCTGTCAACCGCTCTACAGACCTGGAGGTTTTACGCGATAAATTTGATCTGCCGTCGCCCTCCAATCCTACCGGTCGCTCTGACTTGCCCGGAGTGGACTTATTTGTCTCCACGGCCGATCCAGAGAAAGAGCCACCCCTCGTCACCGCCAACACCATCTTATCTATCCTGGCTGCTGATTACCCTGTGGAGAAAGTTGCCTGTTATGTTTCAGATGATGGCGGTGCTCTCCTCACATTTGAGGCAATGGCCGAGGCTGCCAGCTTTGCCGATTTATGGGTTCCATTTTGTAAGAAACACGACATTGAGCCTAGGAACCCAGAAACCTATTTCAGCTTGAAGGGTGACCCAACCAAGAACAAGAAGAGATCCGATTTTGTCAAGGATCGGAGAAGGGTTAAGAGGGAATATGATGAGTTGAAGGTAAGGATCAATGGATTGCCCGATTCCATAAGGAGAAGATCCGATGCCTTCAATGCCAGAGAGGAAATGAAGATGCTAAAGCACTTGAGAGAGGGTGGGGCGGATCCCCTAGAGCCTGTTAAGGTCCAAAAGGCCACTTGGATGGCTGATGGCACCCATTGGCCTGGTACCTGGGCTGTTCCGAGTAGCGATCATGCTAAAGGTGATCATGCAGGAATCTTGCAG GTAATGCTGAAGCCTCCCAGTAGTGATCCGCTGATGGGAGACTCTGAAGGCAAAATCCTAGATTTTTCAGACGTGGACATCCGGTTACCCATGTTCGTGTATGTCTCCCGAGAGAAGCGACCGGGGTATGATCATAACAAGAAAGCTGGAGCCATGAATGCTTTGGTTCGAGCATCAGCCATACTCTCTAATGGACCATTCATTCTCAACCTAGATTGCGACCACTATTTCTATAATTGCAAGGCTATTCGGGAGGGGATGTGCTTCATGATGGATAGGGGAGGTGAAGACATCTGCTATATACAATTTCCTCAAAGATTTGAAGGAATTGATCCATCTGATCGTTATGCAAATCACAACACAGTATTTTTTGATGGTAATATGCGTGCACTCGATGGCCTACAG GGACCTGTTTATGTGGGCACCGGTTGCATGTTTAGGCGGTTCGCACTTTATGGTTTTGATCCCCCTCAACAATTTAGCACGATGAGCCAAAAGGGTAGTGAGACCCAAGCCCTGAAGGCCACTGACTTCGATCCTGATCTTGACGTCAATTTGTTGCCCAAACGTTTTGGAAATTCAACAATGCTTGCTGAATCTATACCTGTTGCTGAATTCCAAGGCCGCCCGATTGCTGATCATCCTGCTGTCAAGTTCGGAAGACCACCTGGTGCTCTCAGAGTTCCCCGTGAACCACTTGATGCTGCTACTGTGGCTGAAGCTGTATCTGTAATTTCTTGTTG GTATGAAGATAAGACAGAGTGGGGTGATCGGGTTGGTTGGATTTATGGCTCAGTCACAGAGGATGTGGTCACAGGCTACCGCATGCACAACCGCGGTTGGCGCTCCGTCTACTGCATCACCAAGCGTGATGCGTTCCGCGGATCGGCTCCAATTAATCTTACAGATAGGCTCCATCAGGTCCTCCGCTGGGCTACAGGCTCAGTGGAGATTTTCTTTTCTAGGAACAATGCCTTCCTCGCTTCCCGTCGCTTGAAGTTACTCCAGCGCCTAGCTTATCTCAATGTCGGCATCTATCCTTTCACCTCTCTGTTCCTTATTGTCTACTGTTTCCTTCCTGCCCTCTCACTCCTTTCCGGACACTTTATCGTGAAAAACTTAAACGTGGTTTTCTTGGTCTATTTGCTGATTATAACCATATGCCTGATCTCATTGGCAATATTGGAAGTAAAATGGTCTGGAATAGGATTAGAAGATTGGTGGAGAAACGAGCAGTTCTGGCTCATCGGTGGAACCAGTGCCCACTTGGCTGCAGTGATGCAAGGTCTCCTCAAAGTGATTGCAGGGATCGAGATATCTTTCACACTTACTTCCAAGTCTGCTGGAGAGGACAATGATGATATCTATGCAGATTTGTACTTGGTGAAATGGACTTCTTTGATGATTCCACCTATTGTGATCGGGATGGTGAACATAATAGCAATGATAGTGGCATTTTCAAGGACAATTTATAGCGCAGAACCCCAGTGGAGCAAGTTCATTGGCGGAGCCTTCTTCAGCTTTTGGGTTCTAGCTCACTTGTATCCTTTTGCAAAAGGCTTGATGGGAAGGAGAAGGAAGACACCCACAATTGTGTTTGTGTGGTCGGGACTTATTGCCATCACGCTCTCACTACTATGGATTGCCATTAATCCACCTAAGGCTAACACAAATTCagggggaggaggaggaggaggaggaggaggaggaggtagTGGTTTTCAATTTCCATGA